CTCCGGAAATGCTTTTAAATTTACTGCCTGTACTTTCTGTTTGATCCTGTTTTACAGTAACGATTTTATTTTCAGAGGTCTGAGTATATCTCTTTGTAATCGATTCGGTATGATCATTTCCTATATTCAGCGTGCTGTCCTGTCCAATTTTGGTGGTCATATTCCTTCCCACTGAAATGTGCATATCTTCTCCTGCCGTGAAAGTCATATTCTTCGGTGCGGTAACATTGATATTCCCCTGGCCATCCATAAAATAGGTATTTCCACTTGGGTCTTTAATGGTAACACTTCTATCAGCATCATTCATTAACACCTTAATACCGCTTCTGGTCTGTATAGACTTCAGATGATTGTCAAGGCCTCCGCCCAGACCTACCTGCCCATGAAACATCCCTCCCATAGCAAATGGAAAATCAGGGTTGTGGTATTCAAATCCTACCATGACCTGATCGCCAATTTCAGGAACGGCTACAAAACCTCTGTTTTGGGTGATTGCATCTGTTCCTCCTGCATCAGGGCTCATCATTCTGATAAAGTGGGTGGTATCATTTAGCTGCCAGTCGAACCTTACCTGTACTCTTCCCTGATTCAATGGGTCTACATTGGAAATCACGGTGGCTACTTGTGGTTCTGCTTTAGGCATTTCGAAATCAGGTTTTGGCATAAAACCCGTTCCTTCAGCAATAGCTTCAAAGCTTCCCTTATAATATCCTCTTGCATCCACTTCATGGCTTACTTCTGTAATCATTAATGTTGTAAAATGAGAAGTTTCATTGCTGTCGGTTTTTCTCATTGCCAAATCTGCCACACAGCCAATATAAAGGAACGGAACAGTGGTCTTTCCCGAAACGGTAAAAACCTCTACGGCCTTACTTCCTCTTGCACTTTTCTGGGAATCATCAACATCAAGGAATACGTTGGGGTTGATAGGAGTAGGGGTTA
This is a stretch of genomic DNA from Chryseobacterium tructae. It encodes these proteins:
- a CDS encoding type VI secretion system Vgr family protein, translating into MKNTSNSEKVSENHISGINRVVKLEIVVEGKTINHYKHFRLQQSARKHHDFELVLAHDSLGEVQNHNLQQAQKFLGKRITIIFRYKDYENETPERTFVGIITKVAFSQEKMSLGNIILKGMSPTILMDAAPHTQSFGGGQSVNTNIIADRIIKETLGTSKFDFRIDTQNKSYISYSAQYNETHYNYLTRIAEAYGEQFYYDGEILHFGKLPPSEKPILLVYGSNVIDVNVELRAVHTKPEYFGYNSSRHTKMVGADDKINHLGELSSKAYELNDTIFTTRSLTPTPINPNVFLDVDDSQKSARGSKAVEVFTVSGKTTVPFLYIGCVADLAMRKTDSNETSHFTTLMITEVSHEVDARGYYKGSFEAIAEGTGFMPKPDFEMPKAEPQVATVISNVDPLNQGRVQVRFDWQLNDTTHFIRMMSPDAGGTDAITQNRGFVAVPEIGDQVMVGFEYHNPDFPFAMGGMFHGQVGLGGGLDNHLKSIQTRSGIKVLMNDADRSVTIKDPSGNTYFMDGQGNINVTAPKNMTFTAGEDMHISVGRNMTTKIGQDSTLNIGNDHTESITKRYTQTSENKIVTVKQDQTESTGSKFKSISGEADIQTSKGDLKLRGTSLAVFQGGKDVKVSKG